In a single window of the Pithys albifrons albifrons isolate INPA30051 chromosome 19, PitAlb_v1, whole genome shotgun sequence genome:
- the DDX5 gene encoding probable ATP-dependent RNA helicase DDX5 isoform X1: MPGYSSDRDRGFGAPRFGGSRGGPLSGKKFGNPGEKLTKKKWNLDELPKFEKNFYQEHPDVVRRTAQEVEQYRASKEVTVRGHNCPKPIINFYEANFPANVMEVIQRQNFTEPTAIQAQGWPVALSGLDMVGVAQTGSGKTLSYLLPAIVHINHQPFLERGDGPICLVLAPTRELAQQVQQVAAEYSRACRLKSTCIYGGAPKGPQIRDLERGVEICIATPGRLIDFLEAGKTNLRRCTYLVLDEADRMLDMGFEPQIRKIVDQIRPDRQTLMWSATWPKEVRQLAEDFLKEYVHINIGALELSANHNILQIVDVCHDVEKDDKLIRLMEEIMSEKENKTIVFVETKRRCDDLTRKMRRDGWPAMGIHGDKSQQERDWVLNEFKHGKAPILIATDVASRGLDVEDVKFVINYDYPNSSEDYIHRIGRTARSTKTGTAYTFFTPNNIKQVNDLISVLREANQAINPKLLQLIEDRGSGRSRGDRRDRYSAGKRGGFSSFRERENFERTYGALGKRDFGAKTQNGAYSAQSFSNGTPFGNGFAAAGMQAGFRAGANPAAGAYQNGYEQQYGSNLANMHNGMNQQQYAYPAAATGAAPMIGYPMPTSYSQ; encoded by the exons ATGCCCGGGTATTCCAGTGACAGGGACAGAGG GTTTGGAGCCCCTCGTTTTGGAGGAAGTAGAGGTGGACCTCTGTCTGGAAAGAAATTTGGAAATCCTGGGGAAAAACttacaaaaaagaaatggaatttaGATGAGCTGCCCAAATTTGAGAAGAACTTCTATCAAGAACATCCTGATGTGGTCAGACGTACTGCG caAGAAGTTGAGCAGTACAGAGCAAGCAAAGAGGTCACTGTTAGGGGCCATAACTGTCCAAAACCAATTATCAACTTTTATGAAGCAAACTTCCCTG CAAATGTTATGGAAGTAATTCAGAGGCAGAACTTCACTGAACCAACTGCTATTCAAGCACAAGGTTGGCCTGTTGCATTGAGTGGCTTGGATATGGTCGGAGTGGCACAGACTGGATCAGGGAAAACTCTCTCT TACTTACTGCCTGCTATTGTGCATATAAATCACCAGCCATTCCTGGAGCGAGGAGATGGACCTATT TGCCTGGTGCTGGCCCCCACCCGAGAACTGGCCCAGCAAGTGCAGCAGGTGGCTGCAGAGTACAGCAGAGCGTGCCGCTTGAAGTCCACCTGTATCTACGGGGGTGCTCCCAAGGGACCCCAAATCCGTGACCTGGAAAGAG GTGTGGAAATCTGCATTGCAACACCTGGAAGGCTTATAGACTTCTTAGAAGCTGGAAAGACCAATCTCAGGAGGTGTACTTACCTTGTCCTTGATGAAGCTGACAGGATGCTTGACATGGGATTTGAACCTCAAATCAGAAAAATTGTGGATCAGATAAGA CCTGACAGGCAGACTCTGATGTGGAGTGCCACATGGCCTAAGGAGGTGAGGCAGCTGGCTGAGGACTTCCTGAAAGAGTATGTGCACATCAACATCGGTGCTCTGGAGCTGAGTGCAAACCACAACATCCTTCAGATCGTGGATGTGTGTCACGACGTGGAGAAAGATGACAA GCTTATTCGTTTGATGGAAGAAATTATgagtgagaaggaaaacaaaacaattgtTTTTGTGGAAACCAAAAGGCGTTGTGATGATCTTACCCGGAAAATGAGGAGAGATGG GTGGCCAGCGATGGGTATTCATGGTGATAAAAGTCAGCAGGAGCGGGACTGGGTTCTAAATG AATTCAAACATGGAAAAGCACCAATCCTGATTGCTACAGATGTTGCATCCAGAGGTCTAG ATGTGGAAGATGTGAAATTTGTCATCAATTATGACTACCCTAACTCCTCAGAGGACTATATCCACCGAATTGGACGAACTGCCCGCAGTACCAAAACAGGCACAGCATACACATTCTTTACTCCTAACAATATTAAGCAAGTAAATGACCTCATCTCTGTGCTTCGTGAGGCTAATCAAGCCATCAACCCCAAATTGCTCCAGCTTATTGAAGACAGAGGTTCAG GTCGTTCCCGAGGTGACCGCCGCGACAGATACTCTGCGGGCAAAAGGGGGGGATTTAGTAGCTTTAGAGAGAGGGAGAACTTTGAGCGAACCTACGGCGCTCTGGGCAAGAGAGACTTCGGAGCCAAAACGCAGAACGGGGCGTACAGCGCCCAGAGTTTCAGCAATGGCACTCCCTTTGGCAATGGCTTTGCCGCGGCTGGCATGCAGGCTGGCTTCAGGGCGGGCGCCAACCCCGCGGCGGGCGCCTACCAGAACGGCTACGAGCAGCAGTACGGCTCCAACCTTGCCAACATGCACAATGGCATGAACCAGCAGCAGTACGCCTACCCTGCCGCTGCCACTGGTGCTGCTCCCATGATAGGTTACCCCATGCCCACAAGTTACTCTCAATAA
- the DDX5 gene encoding probable ATP-dependent RNA helicase DDX5 isoform X2 yields the protein MPGFGAPRFGGSRGGPLSGKKFGNPGEKLTKKKWNLDELPKFEKNFYQEHPDVVRRTAQEVEQYRASKEVTVRGHNCPKPIINFYEANFPANVMEVIQRQNFTEPTAIQAQGWPVALSGLDMVGVAQTGSGKTLSYLLPAIVHINHQPFLERGDGPICLVLAPTRELAQQVQQVAAEYSRACRLKSTCIYGGAPKGPQIRDLERGVEICIATPGRLIDFLEAGKTNLRRCTYLVLDEADRMLDMGFEPQIRKIVDQIRPDRQTLMWSATWPKEVRQLAEDFLKEYVHINIGALELSANHNILQIVDVCHDVEKDDKLIRLMEEIMSEKENKTIVFVETKRRCDDLTRKMRRDGWPAMGIHGDKSQQERDWVLNEFKHGKAPILIATDVASRGLDVEDVKFVINYDYPNSSEDYIHRIGRTARSTKTGTAYTFFTPNNIKQVNDLISVLREANQAINPKLLQLIEDRGSGRSRGDRRDRYSAGKRGGFSSFRERENFERTYGALGKRDFGAKTQNGAYSAQSFSNGTPFGNGFAAAGMQAGFRAGANPAAGAYQNGYEQQYGSNLANMHNGMNQQQYAYPAAATGAAPMIGYPMPTSYSQ from the exons ATGCCCGG GTTTGGAGCCCCTCGTTTTGGAGGAAGTAGAGGTGGACCTCTGTCTGGAAAGAAATTTGGAAATCCTGGGGAAAAACttacaaaaaagaaatggaatttaGATGAGCTGCCCAAATTTGAGAAGAACTTCTATCAAGAACATCCTGATGTGGTCAGACGTACTGCG caAGAAGTTGAGCAGTACAGAGCAAGCAAAGAGGTCACTGTTAGGGGCCATAACTGTCCAAAACCAATTATCAACTTTTATGAAGCAAACTTCCCTG CAAATGTTATGGAAGTAATTCAGAGGCAGAACTTCACTGAACCAACTGCTATTCAAGCACAAGGTTGGCCTGTTGCATTGAGTGGCTTGGATATGGTCGGAGTGGCACAGACTGGATCAGGGAAAACTCTCTCT TACTTACTGCCTGCTATTGTGCATATAAATCACCAGCCATTCCTGGAGCGAGGAGATGGACCTATT TGCCTGGTGCTGGCCCCCACCCGAGAACTGGCCCAGCAAGTGCAGCAGGTGGCTGCAGAGTACAGCAGAGCGTGCCGCTTGAAGTCCACCTGTATCTACGGGGGTGCTCCCAAGGGACCCCAAATCCGTGACCTGGAAAGAG GTGTGGAAATCTGCATTGCAACACCTGGAAGGCTTATAGACTTCTTAGAAGCTGGAAAGACCAATCTCAGGAGGTGTACTTACCTTGTCCTTGATGAAGCTGACAGGATGCTTGACATGGGATTTGAACCTCAAATCAGAAAAATTGTGGATCAGATAAGA CCTGACAGGCAGACTCTGATGTGGAGTGCCACATGGCCTAAGGAGGTGAGGCAGCTGGCTGAGGACTTCCTGAAAGAGTATGTGCACATCAACATCGGTGCTCTGGAGCTGAGTGCAAACCACAACATCCTTCAGATCGTGGATGTGTGTCACGACGTGGAGAAAGATGACAA GCTTATTCGTTTGATGGAAGAAATTATgagtgagaaggaaaacaaaacaattgtTTTTGTGGAAACCAAAAGGCGTTGTGATGATCTTACCCGGAAAATGAGGAGAGATGG GTGGCCAGCGATGGGTATTCATGGTGATAAAAGTCAGCAGGAGCGGGACTGGGTTCTAAATG AATTCAAACATGGAAAAGCACCAATCCTGATTGCTACAGATGTTGCATCCAGAGGTCTAG ATGTGGAAGATGTGAAATTTGTCATCAATTATGACTACCCTAACTCCTCAGAGGACTATATCCACCGAATTGGACGAACTGCCCGCAGTACCAAAACAGGCACAGCATACACATTCTTTACTCCTAACAATATTAAGCAAGTAAATGACCTCATCTCTGTGCTTCGTGAGGCTAATCAAGCCATCAACCCCAAATTGCTCCAGCTTATTGAAGACAGAGGTTCAG GTCGTTCCCGAGGTGACCGCCGCGACAGATACTCTGCGGGCAAAAGGGGGGGATTTAGTAGCTTTAGAGAGAGGGAGAACTTTGAGCGAACCTACGGCGCTCTGGGCAAGAGAGACTTCGGAGCCAAAACGCAGAACGGGGCGTACAGCGCCCAGAGTTTCAGCAATGGCACTCCCTTTGGCAATGGCTTTGCCGCGGCTGGCATGCAGGCTGGCTTCAGGGCGGGCGCCAACCCCGCGGCGGGCGCCTACCAGAACGGCTACGAGCAGCAGTACGGCTCCAACCTTGCCAACATGCACAATGGCATGAACCAGCAGCAGTACGCCTACCCTGCCGCTGCCACTGGTGCTGCTCCCATGATAGGTTACCCCATGCCCACAAGTTACTCTCAATAA